One region of Carya illinoinensis cultivar Pawnee chromosome 8, C.illinoinensisPawnee_v1, whole genome shotgun sequence genomic DNA includes:
- the LOC122274521 gene encoding uncharacterized protein LOC122274521, with protein MNDKLLRAFPTVHMEYVDRKTSDHCLMIIQGSMTDDRYGPVPFRFLNMWTNHVSFQDCVAKVWREPVEGEGLWRLAAKLKKLKVVLRIWNKNIFGHVGNTILDLEGRVARLEVQLQGNYDPDVELDFLVTKAKLAFWEQNEEARLAQMAKKKWLDEGDQNSSFFHAVTTIRKRKAVISSMTLMDGRVLNSPDEVHLGAARHFQEFLSEGRVGVHVDMSDLISEEVSEEENQALCRRPLAKEVWEAIMSIPR; from the coding sequence ATGAATGATAAATTATTGCGTGCATTTCCGACAGTGCATATGGAATACGTTGACCGGAAGACCTCGGATCATTGTCTTATGATTATCCAAGGCTCGATGACAGATGATAGATATGGTCCTGTGCCTTTTAGATTTCTAAACATGTGGACTAATCATGTTTCTTTTCAGGACTGCGTTGCTAAGGTTTGGCGAGAGCCTGTGGAAGGAGAGGGGTTGTGGAGACTTGCGGCAAAGCTAAAGAAATTAAAGGTAGTGCTGCGAATatggaacaaaaatatttttggccATGTTGGTAATACCATCTTGGATCTGGAGGGGCGTGTTGCACGCTTAGAGGTTCAATTGCAGGGGAATTATGATCCTGATGTGGAGCTAGATTTTTTGGTCACTAAGGCGAAACTGGCTTTTTGGGAACAAAATGAGGAAGCTAGGTTAGCACAAATGGCTAAGAAGAAATGGTTGGACGAGGGGGATCAGAACTCAAGTTTTTTTCACGCTGTTACAACCATTAGGAAGCGTAAGGCTGTTATTTCTTCAATGACGCTTATGGATGGGAGGGTGTTAAACTCGCCAGATGAGGTACATTTGGGAGCTGCTCGTCATTTTCAGGAATTCTTGAGTGAGGGACGTGTGGGTGTCCATGTTGACATGTCAGATTTAATTAGTGAAGAGGTTTCGGAGGAGGAAAATCAGGCCCTTTGTCGGCGGCCTTTGGCAAAGGAGGTATGGGAGGCCATTATGTCCATTCCGAGATAG